Genomic DNA from Betta splendens chromosome 10, fBetSpl5.4, whole genome shotgun sequence:
TTTTGTTTCACAGGACGAACTGGTGAAATGGAAATAACCAAGTTACGTTTCCCTTACCTTCCAGCTCTGACGAGCTCTCGTACGCTCAGATACGATAACACGTCAATTAGAATGTTTTCAGGGAAATATTCTAGAACACATGCTTTAAATTCATCCATTCTGTAAACAAAACTATTTGAACCTCGGACACGGACTAATATCCCGACGCACATAGGTTGCGTCCGAATCACCGCTCCCCAGGAAACAGCTACCCATCCGTGGCGGTAGGGCCTAGTAGTAATGTAAACGCCTAAATAAggaatgttttttctttttacccGCGGCGACAAGTACCTCGGTCGCGCTACTTGTAAACGCAACACAATAGATATGGGTTTGAGCTTATTCTAAAACTTCCTCTTAAAGCGATATTGCCACCTAACGTTGAGTTAGGAGAACAGCCCACTGCGCCTGCGCGATTTACCGGACAAGATGGCGACCAGCAATGGTGGGGGAATGGAAGTGGATGGGGCAGGCGAGTATTTATCCGTTCAGTTAGTTTTTGCCGTAGATTAGCATTAACTACAATGCACAGCATTGTGCAGCTAGAACATTTGTGTTATTAGTTTCTCTAAGTGGCAAATGTGTGGTGTTAAACGGGGGAAATATCGAGCTTGCTAACATGAGCTGACATGGGTTAACGTAACGTTACACGACTCTGTTGTAAAACTGTCAAATTGATCACGTTAACTCTCTATTAAGACTCTATTTCCTTCTGCATCAGCAATCTATTCAGGCCTGCATCTCTCAACTCAGGCATATTATACAGAAAAGCAACCTGATCTCACACAGGACCTCTTCTTCGCGAAATGAACCAATATTTATGCTATTCAGTGTTTTACCATCCTTTCATTGATGATTCAAGATAATCATTTTCAAAAGATGTCGCTTCTCCCCTTAAAAACACAGGTGGTCAATACATGCACTAAAGGCTTCACATTTCCAAAGCACCTTGTGTATTGATATACAGGCTCCAATTAGTTGTTGTGCCAACAAAGGTGTTTGTGTCAAGTTTATTTCATTTGTATAGCTCAGTACCAAGTCCACTTTTTCCCATGCATTCTTTGCAGATTCCAACACTCTTTAGTACCAAAACAAGATAAAGTTGCTCCTCCCATGGGAGCTGTCATTTGAAATAGTTTGGGCCTCCTACATCTTTTTATTGTGCTGTCTATTGATAACCACACAGGTTAACATCTGTCACcctaaaaatgcattttaaaatgcacttttGTTGTTGAGTTTACATGCAAATCACTGAAAACCTTCCTTTAATAGCAAAATATGTCGCTGCAAGTAAGGGCACTAATTTCATGTTTTGGTAATTTGCTTATTGTTTTCTATAGTaagtattttatttatatgattTTATAAGAAGCTCTTTAGTTAAACTCTTCTGTCCATCTGCAGCGAGCCCCAGTGTTATGGCCTCAGGCGTCACTGGGAGCGTTTCTGTGGCACTGCATCCTCTGGTTATTCTCAACATATCCGACCACTGGATACGCATCCGGTCACAAGAGGGGCGGCCGATGCAGGGTATGTGACATGACAGCCCTAAGCAATGAAAATGGTAtgtgagcagacacattgttcTGTAACCAGACATAATGAATaagttcttcttcttcacagtGATTGGAGCTCTCATCGGGAAGCAGGAGGGTAGAAACATTGAGGTCATGAACTCTTTTGAGCTGCTGTCTCATACTATAGATGACCGAGTGCATATCGATAAGGAGTACTATTATACCAAGGAAGAACAATGTAAGTGTCATCAacatcttttctttctctgcatcATCAAACTCTCAAGAGTTGTCAACATTAGATACAATTATTTTGATGAGTGATTATTTTACAAGAGGTGAATGAAATTAGTCAAGCTCTTGTGTCACCCTCGATGTCCTCTCATGTCTCAGTCAAACAGGTCTTTAAAGACATGGAGTTCTTGGGTTGGTACACCACAGGCGGTCCTCCAGACCAGTCagacattcacattcacaagcAGGTGAGCAAGTCTTAAAGGGTTTTCTTACATAGTAAGTAACAAGTAATAAGAGTTATTTTAAATATCTTGTTATACATCTTTGatactttattatttaaattttaatcaGCTTTCCAATTTTCTTTTCTAGGTGTGTGAGATCATTGAGAGCCCTCTATTCCTCAAGCTCAACCCAATGACTAAACACACTGATGTGAGTTCATCAATAACGAGGCAATATCCACATTATATGGTTAAATGCAGTTGTTTTTAACCTGTGTTCTTTACTTTTTAGCTTCCTGTTAGCGTTTATGAATCTGTGATTGACATCATCAGTGGCGAGGTACTGCTTAGACTAATAGTATCTCCCCATTATTTCATTGacaattataatttttttaaagttacattttattgtcatgttctttgtctttttcaccCAGGCTACCATGTTGTTTGCTGAGCTGACATACACTCTGGCAACAGAGGAAGCCGAGAGGATCGGCGTTGACCATGTAGCTCGAATGACAGCTACCGGGACAGGGGAGAACTCAACAGGTAGACTTTCACTATTGCTTTGAAATTCAAAGATGCTAAACTCCACATTGGCCTAGAAGCGTTTTAGCTGCAGTGTAATTACACAGATATTTATATGCTTATGTGCATTTTGGCTACAAACCCATAttgtttatttcaca
This window encodes:
- the cops6 gene encoding COP9 signalosome complex subunit 6, producing MATSNGGGMEVDGAASPSVMASGVTGSVSVALHPLVILNISDHWIRIRSQEGRPMQVIGALIGKQEGRNIEVMNSFELLSHTIDDRVHIDKEYYYTKEEQFKQVFKDMEFLGWYTTGGPPDQSDIHIHKQVCEIIESPLFLKLNPMTKHTDLPVSVYESVIDIISGEATMLFAELTYTLATEEAERIGVDHVARMTATGTGENSTVAEHLIAQHSAIKMLHSRVKIILEYVKAVEAGEVPFNHEILREANALCHRLPVLSTTKFKTDFYDQCNDVGLMAYLGTITKTCNSMNQFINKFNVLYDRQGIGRRMRGLFF